In Vibrio lentus, the genomic stretch AACACATGGCAAGGTGTGGCAAAGGTCGCAGAGAAAGTCACACAGCGTGACGAGAAAGGCAACGTGACCTTCTACGGCTGGGAGCCGATGTGGGGCCAAGACAACATGATTGACGCGGCTTTCTCTAACGGCGCGCAGATCATCAGTGATGACGGTAAAACAGTGCTAATCGATTCAGCGGAATGGGTTGAGGTGTGGGACAGCTTCCGTAAGTGGATCCACGATGATCAAACCATGCGTATTCACTACGGTGGTCAAGGCTGGGAATACTGGTACAAAACCATTGATGACGTAATGAAAGACAACGCGCTTGGTTACACCGGTTCATCGGGTGACCAAGGTGACTTGGACTTCACTAAGCTTTCGGCAACCACACAGCCAGGTTGGGGCTCAAATCCTTCTGCGCCACAAGCGGGTGCGCTGGTTTACGTGATGCCAAAAGGCACAGACGAAGCGGCAGCAAAAGGTGCATTCGAATTCATTGAGTTCTACACCAACGCGAAAAACACGGCCGCATGGTCAATGTTTACGGGTTACATCCCAGTACGTAACAGCGTGTCTGAAGTACCAGAATACCAAGCGTTCACCAAAGATAACCCGCAAGCTCTGATCCCTTTGAAGCAAGCGAACACAGCGACCAAAGACTTCCTTGACCCTACCAACGGTAAGATCATGGATGCTCTGAAGGTAGCTGCGGATCAGATTCAAATTCAAAACGTGCCTGCTGACAAAGCGCTAAAACAAGCGGCTAAGAAAGCACAACGTGCACTAGACCGAGCGAATCGTTCTTAATCTGTAAAGTGGTTAAGACTATCTTTGCATGCATAAAGGCCCATCTATTCGGGTGGGCCTCTTTTTGACCCAGTCCTTCAATTAGGACGAATTTGGTGAAGACAATGACCCAATTTCAAGGTGAGCTGCCGTTTGGCAGAGTACGTATCCCCTTTGATGTGCCAACAGGTTCTCACAGCGTAGCGATTACCGGCACAACGGTGAAAAAAGGATTCTTGTACGCAGCGGCGTACGATACCAACCAAGCATTTCGTGGCAAAGTGCTGTTTGAAAAAGCGCACAAGTCACTCACTATCCAACCGCAAAATTCAAGTTTAGGCGCGATTGATGGAGCGATTCCATCGGGCGAGTGGTTCTTAGAACTTTACAACCTTGAAGGTGAGTTTCGAACTGAACGCGCGATGCAGTATCAAGTCGATGTGCTTTGTTCTGATGAGTTAGTTAATCATTCTAACGAGCTAGGTACTGACGGAATTGAGAGTGAGCTAGAACTGAACCCAACGGTCACAGTTGAGCACGATATCGAGTTTGATTACAGCCACATGTTGAGCTCTGATTCTCGCTGGTATAAAGGCGATTTACACGCCCACACTCAGCTTTCTGATGGTCACAATACCTTGGCAGCGGCTAAAGATATTGTGGAATTACAGGGGCTCGATTTCTTCTTCTTCACCGAACACAACATCTGCCAACCTAAGCTGCCTGTATCCAATCAGTGTTTGTTCTTACCGGCGTTAGAAGTCACAACTGATCTCGGGCACTTCAATGTGCATGGTCCGGTTAAGTCTTTGGATCTCAGAAACGTTGAACACAGCAGTCAAGCGACCATGGAAGCTGGATTGAGTTTAGCGAAAAGTGGACACAGTTCCCTTGGCATTAATCACCCTATGATGAAGCCGTGGCATTGGCATTACGATCAAGTGGGTCTCAGCGAAGTGTCTACGTTTGAAGTGTGCTGCGACCCAACGTGGTCGACCTCGCCGAAAGCGACGGAAGAGGCGTTATTGGTTCTTAATGAAATGTGGAATTGTGGCCAGCGTATTACCGCGATTGGCGGCAGCGATTCACACCTTGAACCCCATGAACGCAATCCAAAATCGGATGAGCCTTCCATTTACGGTGACCCATCAACTTTCGTATATAGCCATGGTTTGAGTGGCGAAGGCATCTTGTCTGGACTGCGTAATGGACAAGTTTATCTAGAGCGCCGTTGCGGCTTGAAGTTTGATATCAACTTAGGTGATTTGCTACCGGGCAACGATTCTCAAGGTCAGCCACTAACATACCGAATTGCCGTCTCTGATTCAGAAAACCCTTACTACGCGGAGTGCGTGGTTGATGGCGAGATTGCAGATCGAATCGCTCTGAATGATGAGCTGCAAAGTATCCATATTGATGAGGGCTACCGTTGGTGCCGAGTTGATATTCGTCGCGGAGATCTTCCATTCTCAACAGGATCGAAAAGTACTCAATCTTCATCTAGTGAGAATGAATTTGAAGGCTGCATCAATGCCGTATTTGACGGCAAACAACCAGAATTTAACCAACCCCTAGTGCGTACTTGGGGAGAACTAATGGAGCGAATGAGCCGTGATGAAGTTTAAGGCGATGTTATTTGATAAAGACGGCACATTGTTAGAGTTCCACAAGATGTGGCTCAACGTTTCTCGTGGTGCTTGTGAGCGTGTGAAATCCTTCACTGACCAACATCAAGGTAATCAAACTGTCACACCTGCTGAGTTACTCTTGGCCATTGGTGTTGAAGGTGATGTAGTTGATAACTATGGTCTATTAGCCTCAAACCCAGTGGAAGATACCGCGACAGCGTGGTTCAACATGCTGCAACCTAATGTCTCGCTCGCTGAGTTTACTAAGGTGACTAAAGCGGCTTTCAATGACGAAGTGGAAGAGAATCCAAGCTGGATTGAAGCCCTACCGGGTGTGACTGAAAAACTCGGTTTGTTCAAGCAGCAAGGCATGATTTTAGGCATCGCGACCGCGGATACCAAAGACTCAACCATCTACACGCTAGAGCAATCGGGTTTGAGCGAGATGTTTGATTATGTTGGTTACTCTGATGGCGATATCGAACCTAAACCTGCGCCCGCACTGCTCAATGCATTCTGCGAACAGTGTGGCATTGAGCCTCATGAGGTGATCATGTTTGGTGACACGGTTTCGGATATGGAATTTGGCCGCAATGCAGGCGCAAGCAATGTTGGCGTGCTGACGGGTACGGCACAACACAGCGAATTAGAACCAGTAGCGGATCTGGTTATCGCATCGGTTGCCCACTTTGAGCTCAATCAACTGCAAGAACGTGGCTAAAACGTTTAACGACAGATTGCAAAGATAGTATTTAACGAATTGATTTAAGGACAGGTTATGGCTGAAGTCACACTGAGAGGGGTAGAGAAAACCTACCCAAATGGTTTTAAGGCCGTGCACGGTGTCGATCTGAATATTCGCGAAGGTGAGTTTATGGTGTTTGTTGGGCCGTCTGGCTGCGCAAAATCCACCACGCTTCGTATGATCGCAGGCCTTGAAGATATCTCAGAAGGCGATGTCTACATTGGCGATAAGCGTGTGAACGAGCTGCCACCTAAAGATCGCGGCATCTCGATGGTATTTCAGAACTACGCGCTTTATCCACACATGTCGGTGTACGAAAACATGGCTTTTGGCCTTAAGCAACAGAAGCTGCCAAAGCATGAAATCAATGAGCGTATTGAAGACGCTGCCAAGACTCTCGATATCGAACATCTGCTGAATAACAAGCCGGGTGAAATGTCGGGTGGTCAAAGGCAGCGTGTGGCTCTTGGTCGTGCCATGGTGCGTAAGCCGGATGTATTTCTGTTTGATGAACCTTTGTCTAACTTGGATGCAAAGCTACGTGTGTCGACTCGTGTCAGTATTGCGCAGCTGCATAATAACCTGAAACAAGAAGGGCAGAACGCCACCATGATCTACGTGACACACGATCAAGTGGAAGCCATGACCCTTGGCGATCGCATTTGTGTATTGAATCAAGGCGAGATCATGCAAGTCGATACGCCGATGAATCTTTATCAGTACCCAGCCAATAAGTTTGTTGCAGGCTTTATTGGTTCGCCAGCCATGAACCTTATCAAGGTGAGAGTGGACGAGATTGACGGTGTGATGAACGTAGTATCGGAAAGTGGTGCACGTTGGACGCTACCACAAGATAAGCAGGCTATCGCCCGTGAAAAAGTAGGAGAGTGGTTGTGGTTTGGTGTTCGCCCTGAGCATATTCAATTGGCCAACCACGATGCACCTTTGTCTGAGGTGAATACTCAAACGCATCGGCTAGATGTGGTCGAGTCGATGGGTAATGAGCTGTATCTCTACTTCAAACTTGGAGCAGACAAGCTGGTGGCTCGTGTCCCTTTCGATGCAGACCGAATTGCAAACAGCGGCGAAGAGACAGTACTTCACTTTAATACGCTACAGTGTCACTTGTTTGATTTGGAAACCGAAGAGACGCTTGTCCCTCAAGGTTGATCAAACTGACGTTACAGAGCTAAAGTTTGTGACCAATTCGCCTAGATAAACAAATCCCCATTCGCTGACAAAACGAATGGGGATTTTAGTTACTAGGGGGTAGTAATTTTATCTTCTAACTTGTTTCAGGTTTTAGATAGCCACCATAGTCGCGGCTTTCTTCATCGCTTCTTTGGTTGAGCATTCAATCACGTTCGCATTAGCAAAGCGGTGAGCGTCTTTCACTTGAATATCGTGAGCTAAGATAACCAGTCTCGCGTTCGCTACATCTAGGTCGCTGATGCGGTTCTGAATGCCGTTTTGACCTTGAGTTTCTACCTTAATCTTAAGGCCAGCTGCTAAGCCTGCTTTCTCTAGTGCTTTCGCTGCCATGAAGGTGTGTGCAACACCAGAAGGGCAACATGTTACTGCTACGATGTCGTACTCGCCTTCACCTGCTACAGGAGCTGTTTGAGCTTGTACTGGCGCTTCAACCATGTCTTCTTCGGTTTCAACCGCTACTGGCTTCCAGAAGCCAACGATAACTGCTGTGGTTAGCGAGCCAAGTGCAATACCAACTACGTACATTGGAATGTTGCTTGATACTGGTGCAGTGATTAGGCCGCCCCAAGGTGCGTGCAGTAGAACGTCTGTCATGAAGCCGAATACACAGCCCACGATACCACCGGCAACGATTGAAGGAAGTACGCGCATTGGGTCGTTCGCTGCGAATGGGATAGCACCTTCAGAGATACCGATAGAACCCATAATTGCTGCTGCTTTACCTGCTTCTTGCTCTTGTTTAGAGAACTTGTTTTTGAATAGGAACGTCGCCAGTGCCATGCCTAGAGGTGGTGTACAAATCGCGATGCCTACGCCTCCCATTAGCCAAGGTTGCGTGTCTACTTGAGTTTGAGCAAATAGGGTCGCTACTTTGTTGATAGGGCCGCCCATATCAAACGCCGTCATACCACCAAGGATTGTGCCCAGAACCATCTTAGATGCGCCAGCCATTGAAGCTAGGAACTCGTTCATTGAAGACATGAACAGTTTGATTGGCTCACCGATGCCCCACAGTACGATACCTGCAGAGATTAACGTACCTAGAAGCGGGTAGATGAAGTAAGCACCCAGCGCCGTCATGTTTGCAGAAAGCGGGATCTTCTTAAGTTGGAACACTACGCCACCGGCGATGAAGCCTGCCACGATACAGCCAAGGAAGCCGCCGCCCATGTCAGCCATGATGCCAGAAGAGATCATCGCAGGTGCCAGTGCTGGTTTGTCTGCAATAGAGTAACCAATAAAGCCGCCAAGAATGATTGGGAAAAGAACAAGGCCCTTGATACCGATATTAGAGATGTCTGCCAGCAAACCGTCGGCCGGAACCGCACCTTTGCCTGATGCCATGACCGCTAAAGCCAGCAGAACACCACCGGCTACGATGAAAGGTAGCATGTGTGATGTACCGAAAAGCAGATGGCCTTTCATGGTACTAAGGATTTTTTTAAAGTCGCTACTACTATTTTTATTATTTGTATTCGTAGCTTGAGTTGTTAGGGTGCTCATAATTTTCTACGCCTTATGAATTAATTAAAATATTAAGGATTTGCTGTTCGTCTTTTGCGTTATGGATATTTTGAATAAATTCATCGCTGAATTTTCCAAATAGTTCTTGTAGTACATAAATATGATGGTCAGCACCGTTATCGGGTGATGCAATCATAAAAAAAACGGTTGGGTTAATGCCGTCTTCATCGCCATACTCAATGCCTTCGCGCTTAACACCGACAGCGATAGCTGGCTCTGTTACTGCCTTGCTTTTTGAATGTGGGTAAGCGATGCCGTCCATTGAGGTAATGCTTTGAGATTCACGAATTTCGATGTCTGCCAAGAAGGCTTCTTTATTACTGATTCGGTTGTTCTCAAATAACATTTCTGCCAATTCTTCAAACAGTTCTTTTTTATTATTCGCTTGAAGATTGTTATTAATTAAGTTGACGTTAGTTAGCTGTGTGATCATTTATTAACTCATTCACTATTGAAGTTCTTGAATTAAAATTAATGGATTAACCCGATTCGCGAAATAGCAAATAAAAGCCCTTCACTGTACATTTGTATCCAGCAAAATTAAGTGTGATTTGCATCATTAATGCAGTGTGAGATGGGTCATATTTGATGGCGTCTTGATTATGTTTTTGACACGCTAATAAGTTTCGTCAGAAACAAAAATGCCCCACAAAGCAGGGCATGATCAGTGTTTGTATTTACTCGGGAGAGCTAGATTTACTTTGTAGAGCTAGCTGTAAGCTCGCGCGACACGTCCAACGCAATCGAGTTTGTAGCTCTCTGCGTAAGCCGGAATGAACACCGACTGGCCTTTCTCTATCACGCAGGTTTCGCCGCACTGGTGAGTAAGCACCATAGATTCGTCGAGAGGTAGTAGGATCTCGGCACCTTCGGTAGTGATCTGTCGCTGATGTGAGTTTTGCACGATAGAGAACTTAAAATCCTCGACTGGAATTTGATATTCCATCACATCACCTTGCTCAATCGGGCTGAGCAATAATTTATCCGCAGGCTTTTCATTAAATCGAGTACAAGAAACCAGCTCATTCACGTCCATGTATTTAGGCGTCAACCCAGCGCGCAATACATTGTCTGAGTTCGCCATGATCTCTAAGCCCGTACCTTTGATGTAAGCATGGGGAGTCTCGGCATCTAGATACATGGCTTGCCCCGGCTTTAGAGTGATCACGTTCAATAGCAGTGGAGCAAACAACCCGACATCACCCGGGTATTGCTCTTCCAGTTCTGAAATCAACTGGAACACAGGTGTATCTGAAAGCTTCGCCTTCACCAGCAACATGGTCAGCGCCATGCCTTTTTGTTCTCCTTGCAAAGACAATAAGCTCGCGAAGAAGCTCGCTAATCCATTGGGAGTTTGGTCGCCCTCTAGGTCATTGACCATCGAATGCAGCTCTGGAATATCAAGGTAGTGGAAGTGCTCAAGGATCTCGCTGATTGATCTAAAACCATTCATCGCGGTGTAGTCAGTTAGGGCATACACCAGTTCTGGCTTGTGGTTGGCATCCTTGTAATTACGATTGCCAGCCGTCATCGGAATGCCTTGCTTCTCTTCAAGAGCGTAGCCAGATTCCGCTTGTTGCTTGTTCGGGTGAACTTGCACCGATAGCGCTTTCTCTGCTGCTAACACCTTGAATAGATATGGCAGCTCACCAAAACGACTTGCTACTTTTTCGCTTAGAAACAGGCTTAGGTTCTTCGAAATCAGGTTCGACAATGTGGTTTGCTGACCATTATCGGTCACCATTGAGCAACCATTCGGGTGAGCCCCCATCCAGATCTCCGCTTGCGGTTCTCCAGATTGGTTATCAATACCAAACAGTTGGCTAAACGAAGAAGGGCTACCCCATGCGTAGTTTTGAATCACGTTGGTCATAGGGTAGAAAAAGCGTTGTACGAACGAGTCGTTCGCTAAAGAAAAATCAGACATCGAAATCACCATGAAGGGAAACATGGCTTGAGCTCTACTCGTTCCTACAAAGGACAGTAGAAGGGCTCAAGCCATTGGAGTTGAAATGGCTTAAGCCGCTGCTGTTGTTAGCTTGGCTTTGCGGAGATTTTTAAGCGCGATACATGTAACCGCCGTCACACCCGCACCAGACGCCATGCACAGAAGCGCCAGCATTGGGTAGTTCATAGCGCCTAGCAGAGCAACTACTGGACCACCGTGAGCAACGCTGTTGGTGATACCAAATGAGAACGCCATAACCGCTGCAGTCATTGAACCAAGCACGTTGGCTGGGATAACCGACATCGGATCTTGAGCGGCGAAAGGAATCGCACCTTCAGAGATACCTACTAAGCCCATCGCACCTGCTGCTTTGCCTGCTTCAATTTCAGAAGATTCGAACAGGTCGAACTTACGGCCCAATCTGGTTGCGATAGCCATACCAAGAGGAGCGACAGGGATTGCACACGCCATCGCACCCATGAATTGGGTTTGACCGCTGGCAATCATGCCGACTGAGAATAGGAACGCCACCTTGTTGAACGGGCCACCCATATCAAAGCCAGCCATACCACCCAATACGATGCCTAGTAGAACCACGTTGCCTGTGCTCATGCTAGTAAGTAGGGCAGTAAGGGCATCCATCAACCCCGCGATAGGCGCGCCGATAACAAAGATGAACAGACCCGCGATGAATAGAGAGCCAGTGATCGGAGCGATCATGATAGGCACAAGCGGCTGAACGAACTTGTGGTAGTTAAACGAAGTAATCCATTTAACGAAGTAACCCACTAATAGGCCTGCGATGATTGCGCCGATGAAGCCTGTACCTGCGTCAGCGCCGTAGAAAGAACCGTTGTTGGCAATCCAACCGCCAATCAAACCTGGGGTTAGAGCAGGGCGGTCAGCAATCGCGTAAGCAATGTAGCCCGCCAAGATTGGGATCATCAATGTGAAGGCAACCACACCGACTTCTAGAATTTGGTTCCACATGCTGCCAGCAGGAATTGCCATGCCTGATTCACTTGGCTCGCCGCCAATCGCCAGTGCTAGGGCAATCAAAAGGCCGCCAGTGACTACGAATGGGATCATGTGTGATACGCCATTCATCAGGTAACGATAAAGGTCTGAACGCGCTTGTGAGGCTTTTTCTACAACGGATTGGTTGGTCGGTGTTTGTTCAGCTTGGTAACTAGGTGCATTGAGAGCTTCCTTAATCAAGCCTTGTGCGTCTTTGATTGGTGCTTTTACGTTGGTGCTGATGACGCGTTTTCCGGCAAAGCGAGCCATGTCGACCTGTTTATCACAAGCCACGACAATCGCGTCTGCACGTTCGATATCTTCTTGAGTCGGGCTGTTTTTAACACCAATAGAACCGTTAGTTTCGACCTTGATGTCGTAGCCAAGAGCCGCTGCGCCTTTCTCTAGTGCTTCAGCTGCCAAATAAGTGTGTGCAACGCCAGCTGGGCAGCCTGTCACACCAATGATGAAGCCTTGTTTCTCAACGTTGGTTTCCGTTTCTGAAGGCTCAGGCTTGCTAAGCAGTAGTTCTAATGCTTCTTGTTCAGATTGAGCATTCATGAAGCTTTCGATAAAGCCTTCTTCAATCAGTTTTGAAGAAAGCTCTGCCAATACTTCGATATGGTGATTATCGCCGCCATCAGGAGAGGCAATCATGAAGAACAGTTTTGATGGCTGACCGTCATCGGCGCCGTACTCGATGCCCTGTTGATGGACGCCGATAACAACCGCGGGTTTGATCACCGCAGCGCTTTTCGCATGTGGCAGAGCAATACCTTCTTCAAATCCGGTATTGCCTTGTTCTTCTCTAGCCTTAATGTCGGCAAGAAACTGTACTTTGTCTGAGATTCGGCCTTGTGCGTACAGCACGTCTATCAGCTCTTTAAATACGTCTTCTTTTGAATTAGCGCTAAGCGAAAGCTTAATCAAATCTTGATTGATCAATGTCGTGATCATAATGAACCCCTACTCTGTTTTTATTTTGTTAGGGGTATTCTGGAATCTACGGCTTACCTTCTGTAGTGAAGAAAAAATGCATTTACTGGATGATTGTTGCGTTATAAATGGAGTGTGATTTTGATCGGTCGAGTGGTCGTTTTTAGGGCGGTGTTGACAGACTTTAAGATGTGTTGAGGCTTTTATTTATAAGGGCTGTAGCGTATTTGTTTATCATGGTGGGAACGTGCTATGTCAGTTTCATTACTGGAAATTTATTTCCGTAACTGGATTTTTGTAACCTAGATCTCAAATTGTGATTTTGCTCAATAGCGCTATGTTTCGCTAAGGGGTATATCTATTCCCGTAGCCTTATTGCTGCCCACTAGAGTTCGAATAATGATATTTAATGACTTAATCTCGTCTGTGTTAAATGAGCGAGAACCGTTTCACAACATCTGGTTTGCTGGAGATTTTCATACGCCTTCAGCATGCAGTTATCAGGTGAACTTTCCACGTTTAGAGCTAGTGCTAGACGGAGAGTATATTAATGAAATGGAGAGTCATGATCGCAAAATCACCAACGTTATTGCCAAAGCCGGAGATGCGATTTTCATCCCTCCGAACTGTTGGAATAAACCTAACTGGGATACTGACTGCTCGGTTCTGAGCATGCTATTTGGTCGTCGTCAGTTGGGTTTAAGTTTGGTGAGTAAGCGCAAAGGCGAGGAGAGCTTTTTCGATATTCAAAAGCACAGTATTCAGACTCGTTCAGGGTTTGCGATTGATAACATTTTGGAGGCGCTCAGCTCGTTAGCGAGAGAGAGTAACAAGCAGCCGATGGATGAGTTATTGCTGCAAGCTCTACTGCAATACAGTAAAACCATGCTGGAAGCGCCCGTCGAAAAATCTCATAGCCGAGTACAGGATGTGTATCAGGGGATTTGTATCTACATTCAAGAGAACTTCCACCGCCAGATCACCCGTGACAGCATTGCCTCACGTTTTAGTATTTCATCCAACCATTTGTCTCGAATGTTCCGCCAACAAGGCCATATGACGTTGGCCGAGTACATCACGCGCGTACGAGTCGACCGCGCTAAGTTCATGCTCAAAAAGTACAACTTCAAGCTCAATGAAGTGGCATTGCGTTGTGGCTTTAAGGATGTGAACTATTTTTGTCGAGTATTTAAGAATCGCACCGGAAGAACGCCGACTGAATATCGAGGCTCTATTTAGTTAAGCCGTATTTTTTAGTTGGGACCGTACTTTTGAGTGAGTAGCCTTAAAGCAGGCGAGATGAGATGTACATCAACAGTGCTTGTAAATCGACACTGCTTCTGGTTTTTTGCAGACGTTCATTTACCTGATCGTGGAGCAGGTTTCGCGTTAAATTGGTGGCTGCCACAATATGTTCTCGTTGTGGTTTAGTTGGCAGAACGAGTGCGATGGCAACGTGTACTTGGCCAATTTGAGATGCCCAATCAATCGCTTCGTCGCTGACGATCACCGCAATCGAGAGATCTTGAGTCGATTCAAACATCACATGGGGCAGTGCGATGCCCGGTGACACGCAGGTTGAAGAGCGCTCTTCTCGCTTAATAAACGCCAGAATCAGCTCATCTGGATCTTCTGGATAAACGAGGTGAGCGAGCCCTTTCAAGCACTCAAATTTGGTCAGCTGAGTTTGTGCTTTGGCATGGTGCCATTTGATGTCACACGGTGGACATATCTGCGGCATGCGTTGGACTAAATCTTTAGAGAATTCGTGGTTTACTTGCGAGCCAACCATGGCGTAATGCTCGGCGATTACGTCTTTGAGAACGAAACAGGCCAGCTCTGCATCAATACCGACCGCGGTGATCTGACATAAATCACCACGAAGTAAACCCACTTGTAGCATCGCGACAGATTTGGATAGATCGGCGGTTCGGTTTTGAGTGATGTTGATAATGCGGATGGTACTTTTGAACTTCTTCGCTAAGCGAGTAAGCGGCTGCGCGACGTGTGAGTTCGCGGCAGGGTCGTCAACGAAGAAGGTGATCTGGTATTCGTTCATGAAAGGATCAAGCCCGACAATGCTTGATAAAGACTTTATCCACACTCAACAACACTTCTTCCATAGGAATGAATACGGTTTTAGTTGGGTCGAATCGGTTTGGTTGTTCGATGGCGATATCTGAGACGATCAACACTTTGTCCGCGAGGGTAATATCTTGGGCTGTTAGTAAATTTTCAATCCCCATAGCACCTTGCGTTTCAACCTTGATTGAAACGTTGAACTTAGGGGCTGTTTTATTTAGTGCATCAGCTGCCATGTATGTATGCGCAATGCCTGTAGGGCACGCAGTTACCGCTACAATTCTCATTATTATTCTCGGTGTACTTAGATCGACAGTTTACTTGGATCGATAGGGCTATCTGAATCTGTGAATTTTATGGATTCCCGTTTTTAATTCAAAGGTGGACGTCACACTCTAGATTCTTGGTTACAATAATCCAGTTAATGCACCTTTCGTCCTATATATTGAGCGGGCTTGCATCGTTAATCTTTTCATATCATTAACCTCTTTATCTCATTTACTTAAATTGGTACTCGGACGAGGCAGCACATGGACATCACTAACATCATAGAGCCTGAGATTATCTGCTTAGATTTGAAGGCAGACTCTAAGCAAGCGGTATTTGAAGAGCTTGCTGAGATGCTTGATTCAGCGGGAAAGCTCTCCAGTAAAAGTGATTTCCTTGTTGATTTGTGGAAGCGAGAAACCATAGGTAATACAGGCTTTGATGATGGTATTGCGATACCACATGCGAAAAGTTCTGCTGTCGCTAAACCATCAGTGGCGGTGGGAGTTAGCCGGTCGGGTATTGATTATGGCGCAGACGGCGGTGAACTGTCGGATGTATTTTTCATGCTTGCATCGCCAGACAATAGTGATGACCACCACATTGAAGTGCTGGCTCAGATCTCGACTCGATTGATTGAAGATGGCTTTGTTACAAAATTGAAGGCGGCTGAGTCAGTAGAAGAAGCGCAACAACTGTTCATTGAAGCGAATTCTGAATCTTTCGATAGCTACGCTTCTAGCCATCATGAAGTGTACAGCGAACCATTAAGCCCTTGGGCACAATCTCTTAATCGTCTCAAAGAACACTTGTTATACGGCACTTCGCACATGATCCCATTCGTGGTCGCGGGCGGTGTGCTCTTATCTTTGTCTGTGATGATGTCTGGCCATGGCGCAGTACCAGAAAGTGGTGTGCTTGCTGATATCGCACAGATGGGCATCGCGGGCTTAACGCTTTTCACGGCGGTATTGGGAGGCTACATCGCCTACTCAATGGCGGATAAGCCGGGTTTAGCGCCAGGAATGATTGGTTCTTGGGTGGCGGTGAACCAATACAACACCGGTTTTCTTGGAGCGATTGTAGTCGGTTTCTTCGCAGGCTTTGCGGTTAATCTACTTAAGAAGATCAAACTGCCAGACAGCATGATCTCTCTGAGTTCTATCTTCATCTATCCCTTAGTTGGCACCTTCATTACCTGTGGCGCCGTGATGTGGGTGATAGGTTCTCCTATCGCGTATGTGATGCTTGAGATGAACCAAATGCTCACTGGCATGGCGGGCTCAGGGAAAGTGGTGTTGGGCAGTATTTTGGGGGCGATGACGGCCTTTGATATGGGTGGCCCAATCAACAAAGTGGCGACGC encodes the following:
- the manA gene encoding mannose-6-phosphate isomerase, class I produces the protein MSDFSLANDSFVQRFFYPMTNVIQNYAWGSPSSFSQLFGIDNQSGEPQAEIWMGAHPNGCSMVTDNGQQTTLSNLISKNLSLFLSEKVASRFGELPYLFKVLAAEKALSVQVHPNKQQAESGYALEEKQGIPMTAGNRNYKDANHKPELVYALTDYTAMNGFRSISEILEHFHYLDIPELHSMVNDLEGDQTPNGLASFFASLLSLQGEQKGMALTMLLVKAKLSDTPVFQLISELEEQYPGDVGLFAPLLLNVITLKPGQAMYLDAETPHAYIKGTGLEIMANSDNVLRAGLTPKYMDVNELVSCTRFNEKPADKLLLSPIEQGDVMEYQIPVEDFKFSIVQNSHQRQITTEGAEILLPLDESMVLTHQCGETCVIEKGQSVFIPAYAESYKLDCVGRVARAYS
- a CDS encoding PTS fructose transporter subunit IIABC; its protein translation is MITTLINQDLIKLSLSANSKEDVFKELIDVLYAQGRISDKVQFLADIKAREEQGNTGFEEGIALPHAKSAAVIKPAVVIGVHQQGIEYGADDGQPSKLFFMIASPDGGDNHHIEVLAELSSKLIEEGFIESFMNAQSEQEALELLLSKPEPSETETNVEKQGFIIGVTGCPAGVAHTYLAAEALEKGAAALGYDIKVETNGSIGVKNSPTQEDIERADAIVVACDKQVDMARFAGKRVISTNVKAPIKDAQGLIKEALNAPSYQAEQTPTNQSVVEKASQARSDLYRYLMNGVSHMIPFVVTGGLLIALALAIGGEPSESGMAIPAGSMWNQILEVGVVAFTLMIPILAGYIAYAIADRPALTPGLIGGWIANNGSFYGADAGTGFIGAIIAGLLVGYFVKWITSFNYHKFVQPLVPIMIAPITGSLFIAGLFIFVIGAPIAGLMDALTALLTSMSTGNVVLLGIVLGGMAGFDMGGPFNKVAFLFSVGMIASGQTQFMGAMACAIPVAPLGMAIATRLGRKFDLFESSEIEAGKAAGAMGLVGISEGAIPFAAQDPMSVIPANVLGSMTAAVMAFSFGITNSVAHGGPVVALLGAMNYPMLALLCMASGAGVTAVTCIALKNLRKAKLTTAAA
- a CDS encoding helix-turn-helix transcriptional regulator, which gives rise to MIFNDLISSVLNEREPFHNIWFAGDFHTPSACSYQVNFPRLELVLDGEYINEMESHDRKITNVIAKAGDAIFIPPNCWNKPNWDTDCSVLSMLFGRRQLGLSLVSKRKGEESFFDIQKHSIQTRSGFAIDNILEALSSLARESNKQPMDELLLQALLQYSKTMLEAPVEKSHSRVQDVYQGICIYIQENFHRQITRDSIASRFSISSNHLSRMFRQQGHMTLAEYITRVRVDRAKFMLKKYNFKLNEVALRCGFKDVNYFCRVFKNRTGRTPTEYRGSI
- a CDS encoding PTS sugar transporter subunit IIA, yielding MNEYQITFFVDDPAANSHVAQPLTRLAKKFKSTIRIINITQNRTADLSKSVAMLQVGLLRGDLCQITAVGIDAELACFVLKDVIAEHYAMVGSQVNHEFSKDLVQRMPQICPPCDIKWHHAKAQTQLTKFECLKGLAHLVYPEDPDELILAFIKREERSSTCVSPGIALPHVMFESTQDLSIAVIVSDEAIDWASQIGQVHVAIALVLPTKPQREHIVAATNLTRNLLHDQVNERLQKTRSSVDLQALLMYISSRLL
- a CDS encoding PTS fructose transporter subunit IIB, with the protein product MRIVAVTACPTGIAHTYMAADALNKTAPKFNVSIKVETQGAMGIENLLTAQDITLADKVLIVSDIAIEQPNRFDPTKTVFIPMEEVLLSVDKVFIKHCRA